The genomic region GAGCCCGGCGCGTTTCGTCGATGCCGCGCGGCGGGCCGGCCTGGCCGCCGAACCGGTGTTCGCGTTCGGTGACGACTACGCGCGCACGCTGCGCACCTGGCGCGCCGCGTTCGAGGCGCGCATCGACTCGGTGCGCGCGCAACGGTTCGACGAGACGTTCATCCGCACCTGGCGCCTCTATCTCGCCTATTGCGAAGCGGGATTTGCCGAGCGGCGGACCGACGTGATGCATTTCATCGTGTCGCCGGGCGGCTGACATGAGGCGCCGGCTTGCGATGCTCGCCGCAGTCGCGGCCGCGGCGCTTGCCGCACCCTTGTTCGCCGGCGCGAACTGCGTCGACGACATCCCATCGGCGCGACTGATCGGATCCGGCCGGTTCTGCATACTGGGCATCTGTCTGTACGATGCCCAGCTGTGGGCGCCCCGGCCCCCGGGCGCGTTCGACACGCCGTTTGCGTTGTCGCTGGCCTACCGTCATGACGTGAAAGGCGAACGGCTCGTCTCGACGGGCATGGACGAGATCGAGCGCCTCGCACCCGCGCCGTTGCCGGCTGCGACGCTCGATGCATGGCGCCGCGATATCGAACGGGCGTTCACCGACGTATCGCGCGGCGACGTGCTGTGCGGCGTGTATGTGCCCGAGCGCGGCGCACGCTTCTACACCAACGGCCGCCTCACGGCCGAAGTGACCGACCCGGCGTTCGCGCGTGCATTCTTCGCGATCTGGCTCGACCCGCGCACGCGGGCAAAATCGTTGCGCCGTCAGTTGCTGGGCGACGATCCGCGCTGATTCGACAGTGAGCGATGGCGACTGATCCAGTGTATCGACGCGGCAACGTTGCTCGGCCGGGCAGTGCGTCAGAGATCCGTCTCGACGCGTGATTCGCCATGGCCAACAAGATGCACTTGCCCGAGAAGACCTGCGAGACCTGCGGCTTGCCTTTCAGCTGGAGAAAGAAATGGAAAGCCGCGTGGGACGAAGTCCGATATTGCTCGGAGCGTTGCCGTCGGAATCGGCGGCCGCCTTCCCGCATGAAGACGAACGCTGAACGTCGTTGACTTCGCGTTGATGATCCGGTCGCGAGCAGCGCGCGGGCCCGGATAGCGCTTCGATCTGGCCGAGACGGAATGCTCGCCCCTGTTTCGGGCAACCGGGATCGATCGGCACCGGCGCGCGCAGGCGCGCTCGTGAGCGCGGCCCTCCACCTTCCCCTTCCCCACGGCCGTCTGGATTGCAGCATGCCCGGTTGCCTCCAGGCGGTTCACGCCGCCCTGTCTCAGTTGCACGACGCTGGCGGGAATGCGCGGTCATGTTCGTTGGCGTAAACGGCCGCAGGCCGGATCCTGCTGCATCGACTCGAAAATGTGCGACACGATTGATTCACGTATCGAAATCGCCCCCTTCCGGCGTACTTTCTGCCCCATCCCCACCGGTCGTTGTCGCCATAGCGTTGACCCTGAAAGTCGTTTCGCATGCATCAAAGACCCGCAATGCGCTTGCAGAAATAAGCATTCACGTGCTGAAAGCGCAATTTTCCGATGCTGAATCGACAACTGACGCATAAACGTCCAGCACAAATTATTTCATGAATCACTTTTCCGCTTCACTTCCCGGAAAATTTGCATACAATCCAGCTGTGCCGCATGAATCGACCGAGGGAGGCCCCGTGCCAACACGCAATCACGACATCAAGCCGCGCCGGTTTCCGGCGTGTCCGGCTTCATTGATGGCGCGCGTGTCCGTTGCCCCGGCACGCAGCCCGTCACACCACGTCGGTGCGGCGCCCGACCGGTCGATCGCATCGCGCTTGCGGGTCGCCGCGCAGCAGCGCGGCCAACGCTGCCGGCGCCGCTCGCCGCAGCTGACCGACGGGTGTGCAAGCGCCTGCCTGAACGGCGCACTGCCCGAACGGCGATCGAACACCGTCGCGGCTCGCGCGTGTCCGACGCTGCTCGTCACGGGCGGCCTGACTGCCTCCGACGAAACGATCGAGCAATTCGGCCTGCACGTCAGCGAGCGCGTCGAGTCGGTGTCGCGGGCGCTCGTACAGCCAGGCCTGGCTGTCGACGCCCTGATCGCCGAGGTCTCGTCGTTGCATATGGATCTGGCCATTCAATTCGTGTCGCTGGCGCAGGCTCGCCGTGTCCGCGCGGCCGCGATCATCTATGCGTACGGCAGCGCGCAGGCCCTCTCGTTGATCCGCCTTGCAGGGTTCCACCTGTTTCACTCGGTCGGCGGACGTATCGACCAAACATACGTCCTGACCCAGTTGCAACAATCCGCCGCCGTCATGCTCGCAGCGAAGCCGACGGCGAACGACCCTATGTTGTGGTTCCGCCGGGACGTCGGCGGCTGCGCCCCGCCAACGCCAGTCGGTCCGTCGTGCGGGATCAGGACCGGATCTCCGGTGACGCTGCCGGGCCGCCATGCACGCCCGCGTGCGCGCAGGTGAGCGTCACCCGGTCGGCGCGTCGTCGAAATAGCGGCGGCGTTCGGCCGATTTTTACGCAAGGAACACAGGGAAATCACCGCATCGCCTCAGTCGCGATCCATCGCATGACCCCCTAACCTCGAGAAAAGAACCGAAATGGGCAATCTGATCGACGCTCCCGAGCACACCCTGACTGCGATCGACGAGGGCATTCCCCTGTCGCACCTCATCCGTCGTCGGCTCGAGAGCGCGGGCGCGCGCTTCCATGCAAACGACAACATCGCCGCGCACCTGCGCGACGGCGAGCTGGATGCTCTGCAGAACGAAGTGGCGCAGGGAATGGAAGCGGTGCTGCGCTCGCTCGTGATCGATGTCGACAACGACCACAACACCCGCGAAACCGCGCGGCGCGTCGCGAAGATGTTCATCCGCGAAGTGTTCGCGGGCCGCTACGACGCGGCGCCGTCCGTCACCGAATTTCCGAACGTCGAGCGGCTGGACGAGCTGCTGATCGTCGGGCCGCTGCGCGTGCGCAGTGCCTGCTCGCATCATCTTTGCCCGATCATGGGCCGCATCTGGATCGGCGTACTACCTAGCGCCGCGTCGAATCTGATCGGCCTGTCGAAGTACGGCAGGCTGGTGAACTGGGTCATGACGCGTCCGCAGATCCAGGAAGAAGCAGTCAAGCAGATTGCCGACCTCCTCGAATCGCGCATCTCGCCCGATGGGCTTGCCGTCGTCCTCGAGGCCGAGCACTTCTGCATGCATTGGCGCGGCACCAAGGACGACCAGGCAAAAATGACCAACAGCGTGATGCGCGGGAAATTTCTCGCGGACGCATCGCTTCGCCGAGAGTTTCTCGCCTTGTTGTCCGGAAAGAATGCGTAAAGCGCACGACTGGCATTCGTGACGAATGTGCCGGCACCGTGCCCGGCCATGAGCCGCGCCCGCTCGTCACCGCGTGCGCGCAACAGCAGGACGCGCAAAGCCATACGGAGTTCCCGATGAACGGTTCGCACGATTCACTCCGCCCGTCTTCCGGCCAGGGGCGATCGACGACGCTGCATTCAGGCAGGCAGCCACGCCGGGGCGCGTCCCGCGGGCGGTCGTGCCCCGGCGGCAGAACCGAATTCACCGCCGATGCGGTCGTTCAGCCCGACGAATCACCCGACCCGCATGCGGAACTCGACTCGTTGCTGTCGCGCGTCGCCGCCGGCGACGAGCACGCGTTCGCGCAGCTGTATCGACTGACGGCGGCGCGGCTGTACGGGGCGATCGTCCGGATGATCCGCGACCGCCACGAAGCGGAAGACCTGCTTCAGGACGTGTTCACGACGGCGTGGCGTCGCGCCGATTCATTCGACGCCGGACGCGGCACGGCGATGACCTGGCTGATGACGCTCGCACGCAATCGGACCATCGACCGGATCAGGCAGCGCCGCGAGCTTCCGCTCGACGACGAACTGGCGCTGTCGATCCCCGACGAAAAACCGACGCCCGATCTCGGTGCGCAGGCGAGCCAGGAGCGCCTGCGTCTGGAGCGCGGGCTCGCGCATCTGGGCAAGCGGCAGGCGTATGTGCTGCGCGAAGCGTTTCATGGCGGCGCGTCCTATGCGGAGCTGGCCGAACGCATGCAGGTGCCGCTCGGCACGATGAAGAGCTGGATTCGGCGCAGCCTGATGCGACTCAAGACGTATCTCGAGCCATGAGCGCGTGAATCACTTCGCGGTTCGAGGACACTCGAAACACCTCCGCGCGTCCTGACCAACCTCGCGACACCGAGCGGTGCCGCTCCGAAGCATGCTGCCGGCTCGCGCTTCACGAACCACCTTTTCGGACGAAAACCCGCCGATTGAATCACTTTCCTGCTTCGTATTTCACGCAAACTGCGTACAATCCCGAGACAACAGCAGGTCGACTTCAGGAGAGCAACGATGCCCCCTCGCAAGGATCGCGATACGCCGCACCGCTATCGCAGCGGCGAGGCCGCGCGCCTGGCGCGCATGCCGGCAGCCACGCTGAGAATCTGGGAAAGGCGCTATGGCGTGATTGCTCCGCCCAAAACGCCGTCCGGACAACGGATGTACTCGGACGACGACGTCCAGCGAATTCGTTTGCTGAAAACGCTCGTCAATCAGGGCCACGCGATCGGGTCCATCGCCAGCCTGAGCCGCGAGGAACTCGAGGCGTTGTCGTTGACGAATACGCGTGACCCGTCGTTTCACGAGACAAGCGTGCGCCTCGCGGTCGTCGGCGCGCTTTCGATTCCGGAATCCGCGATAGCGCGCATGGGAATCCGGATCGCCGCGCGAATCGACTCGATCGACGACGCGAGCGCGCATGCGGGTACGCCAGTCGACGCCCTCATCGCGACGACCACGTCGCTCCATGAGGATGTCGTTTCGCAGCTCGCTGCCGTGGCGCAACAGCTCAACGCGCACGCCGTGGCCGTCGTGTACGCGTTCGGCACGGCAGAGGCGGTCGAGCTGGCGCGTCTGTCGGGGTTCGAGCTGTTCCGGTCGACGGAAGGCCAGACCAACCCGATAGCCATTATGTCGAGACTGGCGCAAGCCGTCGTCAAGTCGCGCCAATCGAATGACGCGGATCGCGGGCTTTGGCTGCGCACGCGGCGACGCTTCGACGACGCGACGCTCGCGTCGCTCAGCGGCCTGTCCACCACCGTCAAATGCGAGTGTCCGCGTCATCTCTCCGAATTGATCATGCAGCTCGGTGCGTTCGAGCGATACAGCGACGAATGCGTGTCGCGATCGCCGGCCGATGCGCTGCTGCATCGCCACCTTGGAGACGCGGCGAATCGGGCAGCCGAATTGCTCGAGACGGCGCTGGCCGTCATTCTTCGCGAAGAGGGATTAGGCGGAACCACGCCGGAACTGAAGGCGCTGTAGCGCGGCAAGCGCCGCCGGCCGTTGCGGCCTGGCCGCGACGACAGGTGGCGATGCGCTTTCGCGTGCAATGCGGGGCTTGCCTCGATCACTGAGCCGAAACCGAAGCCCGAGCCGCTGCGGCAGGCGACGTCGGCTGTCTGCTCGTGGTGCCGGCATTCGACGCATTCGCGACGCGATCCACGAACGCGGAGAGATCGTCGAGCACGGACGCCACGCCTCGCAACGGCGCGCCCAGAACGCCGACGATCGACGCATGGCTCACGTTCCCGTAACGCATGACCACGACGGTATCGCCCCTGTCTTGCAGCGCGCGCGCGAAGCGGGTCGTGTTGCCGTGCTCGACCACCGTGTCGTTCTCCGCGACGGCCAGCCACATCGGCGGCTCCGTACCCTGGATGAATCGAATGGGCTGGCTCGCGGCGCGCGCTTCCTCCGGGAAGATCCTTTCAAGCGTGGTGTCCCGCAGCGGCAGGAAATCATAAGCCCCGGCCAGGCCAATCACGCCAGCGATATCGCTCTTGCGCATCTCCTGTGCCGCCAGATAGCGGCCGTCGGTCGCAAGCAATGCGGCAATCTGCGCACCCGCGGAGTGCCCCATCAGAAACAGGCGACGTGGATCGCCGCCGAACGCAACTGCATGCTCGCGCGCCCACGCCACCGCCTGCGCCGCATCGTCGACGAAACCGGGAAAGGTAGTCGCCGGATACGTCCTGTAGTCGGGTAAGACGGCAACAAAACCCCTCGACGCGAGCGCCTCTCCCACGAACAGATAGTCCTTGCGCTCGCCGGACTGCCAGCTTCCGCCGTAAAAGAACACGACCACCGGGGCGCCCGCACTCGCATCGGCCGGCCAGTGATGCAAGACGCGCGTGGGCAAGTAGACGTCGAGCACGTGGCGTTCGCCGGATCCGTACGGGATACCGGCGAAAAGGCTGAACGTGTAGCTCGGCGTCAGCGCATTCAGGAGCCGCACCGGGCTACACGCGGCGAGGAGACCGGCCGCGAGCAGCACCGACAGGACGGCAAGTCCGACTTTCATGTTCATGAATATCCTCACACCTGACGATTCCGGCCGCATCCGCCGCCTTGTATGTCGTTTACGGAGCTTGCGCGCAAGCGGATGCATGCATCGCACGGCAGCCGCCCCCCTTAACGACATCCCGATCTTCCCTGCGCAAGTGCATCCGTCCGCAATGGAGCGTCGTATGTGAAATGGATAGATGAATCAGCGCGGAATGCCGGCAATCGCTCCGTGCGACGCAATCGTACGGCGGTGGATCCGCTCGTCGACGATAGCGAGACCTGTCTGCCATGAACGTTCTACCTGCCGTTTTCCGCGAGATGCAACGTCGACGGTGCGGCATGGCGAGCATGCCGTTACTGATCCCGCGCGAACGATCATGAGAAGCACTCCAAATCAACTGACGTCCCGCACGCAAAAGTCTGGGGTCGCTCGCGTATACGTCTATCTCGCGACCACCCAAACAGGATGGCTGGTCTGCGTAATGACAGCCGCATCGCATCACGCCGCGTGGGGCGTCACCTATGCGCTGATCGCGACAGTCGGCCATCTTCTCTTCGCGCGTCGACCCACATCCGAGGCGCGGATTGTGATCACGGTCACAGTGTTCGGGTGGTTATGGGACAGCGCCGTTGCCCATTCCGGCCTGCTCGTGTACCCGAACGGCGTTTTTCTCAAAGGCACAGCACCGTACTGGCTCGCGGGGCTGTGGGCGCTGTTCGCGATTCAACTCAATACCGTGCTGCACTGGCTTCGAGCGCGACCGCTCATCTCGGCGCTCGTCGGCGCGATCGCCGGCCCGGCGTCCTTTCGCGCTGGTGCGGCGCTGGGAGCCGTTCATTTCAAGGATCCGGCCGCAGCGCTCGTCGTTGTCGCAACCGGCTGGGCGTTCATCTTGCCGGCCGCGCTTGCGATTGCAAGCCATTGGGATGGCGTAACGCCTCATTCTCCTGCGCCAACCGGCGCAGACGACATGAACGACGCCCGCGCCGGATAGAGCCGGGAGCCTCGCAAGCCGGCTTTATCTCCGATCATGCGAAGCACGCGAATCGTTCGCATTGACGATGCCAAAAATGAGTCGTTGAACAAGTTCTTTAGTGAACTCGAATGGAGAAAATTCTCGTAATACCTGCTCCATCACGGCAAACCCGCCGCTGCATCCGCTCTCGCGCCTCCATCGTATCTGCGTATGTCATCCAGCCAAGATGCTTGGCGTCCCACCTCGGGAAATGGCGTCGCGATGGCATCCAGAGGAGACAACTCATGAAGCTTTTCATCGGTATCGTCGTTGCCGCAGCGGCGCCGTTCGCGCTCAGCGCTTGCGGAGGCGGAGATGACATTGCGCCCGTGGCAGCGCAACATCCGGAGAATCAGGCCATCTGGGCCGCGCTCGGCGGTGATTCGGCTGCCCCCGGCGTGGTGGCCGGCGTGGTCGATGCAGCTGTCGCAGGCCTGTTGGCGGACCCGGTCGAAGCGCCCTATTTCGCGGCGGTAACCGGTAATGCCAGCCACAGCAGTGCCGCCCATGACACGCCTGCGCGGCTTGAAGCATGTCTCACGCTGCAGTTTGAATCGCTCCTCGGCGGTCCGTACACCTACCCCGGCCCCGTCAAGGTGGCCGGAGACATCGACGCTCAACCGGAGATGTGTCAAGACATGACGACAGCCCATAACGACGTCGGCGTTCCAGGATGCGTGTTCGACCAGTTCATGGTGGATCTCGTCGCGACGCTGCAAAGCAAACTCCCGGCCGCAGACTTTGCCGCACTGACGTCGACGACAAATGGAACGTACACGCTCACCGAGAAAAACTCGGCCGGCATCCCGGTCGGCACAAAATTCCAGTTCAGTGCGGTGCCTATCCTCTTCAATTTGCGTAATACCATCATCAGCGCCACACCCGGCGGCCCGGTGTATCTTCCGCCGACGGTTGCGACATCATGTACGGGCTGACAGCGGTGCGAAGCACCCACGTGATCGCGTGGGTCGCTACGGCACTCTCCGTGAGTGTTGCCGGCATCGGCTGGTTGCACACGACCCAAGGGCGACGGCTCCTCACCGAGCTGGGCGTGAAGTGTCCAGTGGATTCCGTCGATTCCCGAACGGTGCTGTCGATTCGGAACAAAGCCATTTTGCAGGAGAAAGGTGTATCAGCGGCCCCGCAACGTCCTGCGTTCGGCCTGCAGCTTGATCGCAGTACGGAAGCGGACGTGCTGGAAAAAATGCCGCGATATAACGCGCAGTGCGTCGAATTGACCCGAGGCTTACGCTACCTGCGCTGTCGAGGCGTGCCTGCAGAAATGCTCGGCTCGACCGGCCCACCCGTGAGCGAAATATGGTTCAGTTTCGCGCCGGATCGCACGTTGATGGCCATCAATGTGTACCGTCGCGACATGTCCGTGGAGGAAACACGACTGAGCTGGCAGATCGCCGTCCGGCATCTGCACGATGTGCTCGGCGCACCCACATCGGTGTCGGGAGATACCACGCTGGAATCGCTGATAGGCAAACCCGTGGCGGTTGCACGGGTAAGCTACGCCTATTCGGATTACGTAGCGACGGTCACCGCATCCCACCTGCCATACGGGGGATTGGCAGTCCGCGAGCAGTACATGTCTGCCGCGGTCAAGCAGGAAGGATAAACCGGGCTCGTGAACACGATGCTCGATGCCGCCATCGAAGCAATCGATCGCAGCAACAGCCGGCCTGTGGTCCATTCGGATCGCGGCGTGCGTTATCGCTGGCCAGACCGGCTTACCGGGATGCGTGAGGCCACCTCGAGCAACCTCGGCCGCCGCACAACCTGGCCGACTCTCGGTGCATCCTCGCGCAGCGTTAAAATAGCGCCCCTTCTCACAGGAGACGAAAATGTCCTGGTTCGTTTACGAAGTGCCCGAATACCACGAAGACGCTGCGCGCATCGAGCCCTTCAGTGACCTCCGTAGCCGTGTGCTGCAAATCAGTGGCCCGGCCATGGCCGACGAACTGGAAAGCGTTCGCGAGAACGCCGCAGCGACGGTCGACAGCCCCGAGCGCCCGTTGCGTACGCCGGAAAATCCGCATGTCTTTCCGATTCCTTACGCCAATTCCATGATCCTGGTCGGGTTCATCTTCGATCTGAAACGCGAATTCCGGCAACTGGTCGTGTCACCCGTGGAAATGCCCTGGCTGAAAGACGCATAAATGGTGAGCAGGCCCGGTTGGTCCACCGCTGATCACGCCGCCGCGACGAATGACGGTCAAACGTCATATTATGATATTTAAGGATCGCTGAAAGAATGACCCGGGCAGCGAGGCAGCCATGCGTCGCCCGCGCTTGCCGGAACCTGTCGCGGGGCGTATGGTTAATTTCTCTATCGCCCTGTTCCGGGAGATATCAAAATGGCTGCCATGCAATCCGCGGCCACGCCCCTCTCCGACGAGGAAGCCCGGCGCCAGTTACGCCGCGCCGTCATCGCCAGCACGATTGGCACCACGATCGAATGGTATGACTTCTTCCTCTACAGCACGGTCACCGGCCTGGTCTTCGCAAAGCTGTACTTCCCGCAATCCCACCCGCTCGTCGGTACGCTGCAGGCGTTCCTGATCTATGCCGTCGGCTTCGTCGCACGACCGGTCGGCGCGGCGATCTTCGGCCATTACGGCGACCGCATCGGCCGCAAGGCCACACTGATCGTGACCCTGTTGCTGATGGGGCTCGCCACGTTCGCCGTGGCCTTCGTTCCGACCTACGCCGCGATCGGCATCTGGGGCGCCGTCATCCTCACGGTATTGCGTTTCATCCAGGGCGTCGGCGTGGGCGGCGAATGGGGCGGCTCGGTCCTGATGTCGATGGAGTGGGCGCGCACCAATGCGCATCGCGGTTTCGTCGCGTCGTGGCCGCAGTTCGGCGTGCCGGCGGGCTTGTTTCTCGCCAACCTTGCCGTGCTGGCCATGAGCTGGTTTTCCGGCAACGCATTCCTGACGTGGGGCTGGCGCGTGCCGTTTATCCTCAGCGTCGTGCTGGTCGCGATCGGGCTCTATATCCGCCTGAATATTCTCGAGACACCGATCTTCGCGAAGCTGCTGGCCGAGCGCCGGATCGAGAAGACACCGATGCTCGAAGTGCTGCGCAAGCAGCCGCGGGATATCGTGCTGTCGGCGTTTGCGCGGATGGCCGAACAGGCGCCCTTCTACATCTATACGGCGTTCGTGTTCACGTACGGGATCACGGCGCTGGGCGTCACGCGCGAACTGCTGCTGGCCGCTGTGCTGGCCGCCTCCGTGGTCGAGTTCGTCACCATTCCGCTGTTCGGGCACGTGTCGGATCTGATCGGCCGGCGGCGGATGTACATGATCGGTGCGGCTGCCGTCGGCATGTTCGGATTCGTCTACTTCGCGATGGTCGATAGCCGGAACCCGGTGTGGATCTTCGTGGCGATCGTGTTGTCGCTGGTCCCGCATTCGATGATGTATGGGCCGCAGGCTGCATTGATCGCCGAATCGTTCACCGGGCGGCTGCGGTATAGCGGCGCGTCGATGGGTTATCAGCTCGCGTCGGTCATTGCCGGTGGCCCGGCGCCGCTGATCGCGACCGCGCTGTTTGCCTACTACCACTCGGGGTATGCGATCGCGGCGTACGTGCTGGTGTGTGCGGTGCTGAGCGTGGTCGCCGCGTCGAAGCTC from Burkholderia sp. HI2500 harbors:
- a CDS encoding chalcone isomerase family protein, encoding MRRRLAMLAAVAAAALAAPLFAGANCVDDIPSARLIGSGRFCILGICLYDAQLWAPRPPGAFDTPFALSLAYRHDVKGERLVSTGMDEIERLAPAPLPAATLDAWRRDIERAFTDVSRGDVLCGVYVPERGARFYTNGRLTAEVTDPAFARAFFAIWLDPRTRAKSLRRQLLGDDPR
- a CDS encoding DUF2256 domain-containing protein, giving the protein MHLPEKTCETCGLPFSWRKKWKAAWDEVRYCSERCRRNRRPPSRMKTNAERR
- the folE gene encoding GTP cyclohydrolase I encodes the protein MGNLIDAPEHTLTAIDEGIPLSHLIRRRLESAGARFHANDNIAAHLRDGELDALQNEVAQGMEAVLRSLVIDVDNDHNTRETARRVAKMFIREVFAGRYDAAPSVTEFPNVERLDELLIVGPLRVRSACSHHLCPIMGRIWIGVLPSAASNLIGLSKYGRLVNWVMTRPQIQEEAVKQIADLLESRISPDGLAVVLEAEHFCMHWRGTKDDQAKMTNSVMRGKFLADASLRREFLALLSGKNA
- a CDS encoding sigma-70 family RNA polymerase sigma factor; the encoded protein is MNGSHDSLRPSSGQGRSTTLHSGRQPRRGASRGRSCPGGRTEFTADAVVQPDESPDPHAELDSLLSRVAAGDEHAFAQLYRLTAARLYGAIVRMIRDRHEAEDLLQDVFTTAWRRADSFDAGRGTAMTWLMTLARNRTIDRIRQRRELPLDDELALSIPDEKPTPDLGAQASQERLRLERGLAHLGKRQAYVLREAFHGGASYAELAERMQVPLGTMKSWIRRSLMRLKTYLEP
- a CDS encoding MerR family transcriptional regulator, translating into MPPRKDRDTPHRYRSGEAARLARMPAATLRIWERRYGVIAPPKTPSGQRMYSDDDVQRIRLLKTLVNQGHAIGSIASLSREELEALSLTNTRDPSFHETSVRLAVVGALSIPESAIARMGIRIAARIDSIDDASAHAGTPVDALIATTTSLHEDVVSQLAAVAQQLNAHAVAVVYAFGTAEAVELARLSGFELFRSTEGQTNPIAIMSRLAQAVVKSRQSNDADRGLWLRTRRRFDDATLASLSGLSTTVKCECPRHLSELIMQLGAFERYSDECVSRSPADALLHRHLGDAANRAAELLETALAVILREEGLGGTTPELKAL
- a CDS encoding alpha/beta hydrolase, which encodes MNMKVGLAVLSVLLAAGLLAACSPVRLLNALTPSYTFSLFAGIPYGSGERHVLDVYLPTRVLHHWPADASAGAPVVVFFYGGSWQSGERKDYLFVGEALASRGFVAVLPDYRTYPATTFPGFVDDAAQAVAWAREHAVAFGGDPRRLFLMGHSAGAQIAALLATDGRYLAAQEMRKSDIAGVIGLAGAYDFLPLRDTTLERIFPEEARAASQPIRFIQGTEPPMWLAVAENDTVVEHGNTTRFARALQDRGDTVVVMRYGNVSHASIVGVLGAPLRGVASVLDDLSAFVDRVANASNAGTTSRQPTSPAAAARASVSAQ
- a CDS encoding DUF2878 domain-containing protein, producing the protein MTAASHHAAWGVTYALIATVGHLLFARRPTSEARIVITVTVFGWLWDSAVAHSGLLVYPNGVFLKGTAPYWLAGLWALFAIQLNTVLHWLRARPLISALVGAIAGPASFRAGAALGAVHFKDPAAALVVVATGWAFILPAALAIASHWDGVTPHSPAPTGADDMNDARAG
- a CDS encoding helicase; protein product: MSWFVYEVPEYHEDAARIEPFSDLRSRVLQISGPAMADELESVRENAAATVDSPERPLRTPENPHVFPIPYANSMILVGFIFDLKREFRQLVVSPVEMPWLKDA
- a CDS encoding MFS transporter, whose amino-acid sequence is MAAMQSAATPLSDEEARRQLRRAVIASTIGTTIEWYDFFLYSTVTGLVFAKLYFPQSHPLVGTLQAFLIYAVGFVARPVGAAIFGHYGDRIGRKATLIVTLLLMGLATFAVAFVPTYAAIGIWGAVILTVLRFIQGVGVGGEWGGSVLMSMEWARTNAHRGFVASWPQFGVPAGLFLANLAVLAMSWFSGNAFLTWGWRVPFILSVVLVAIGLYIRLNILETPIFAKLLAERRIEKTPMLEVLRKQPRDIVLSAFARMAEQAPFYIYTAFVFTYGITALGVTRELLLAAVLAASVVEFVTIPLFGHVSDLIGRRRMYMIGAAAVGMFGFVYFAMVDSRNPVWIFVAIVLSLVPHSMMYGPQAALIAESFTGRLRYSGASMGYQLASVIAGGPAPLIATALFAYYHSGYAIAAYVLVCAVLSVVAASKLGDYTNKDISREYDDARGLGDHGHAPPVT